The Thermodesulfobacteriota bacterium genome includes a region encoding these proteins:
- a CDS encoding vitamin B12-dependent ribonucleotide reductase → MPHSAARVIPMERRPPFSANALTVLEKRYLRKDAEGRVVERPQELLTRVARAVAEADRLYDPGADVDRAAADFYDLMARLEFLPNSPTLMNAGRELGQLSACFVLPVEDTMESIFEAVKNTALIHKSGGGTGFSFSRVRPKNDRVRSTSGVSSGPISFMKVFDTATEMIKQGGTRRGANMGILRVDHPDIREFVSVKSDTSLLTNFNLSVAVTETFMAAVEADGEYPLVNPRDGQPSGALRAREVFDRIVEEAWATGEPGVVFIDRMERDNPTPKLGRIESTNPCGEQPLLPYESCNLGSVNLAGMERDGEVDWDRLGRVVRRAVHFLDNVVDVNRYPLPEIARMTRGNRKIGLGIMGWADLLFRLGIPYGSPASLELGESLMAFVNAAAREASEDLAEARGPFPNFPGSAYDVAGARPVRNATRTTIAPTGTISILAGCSSGIEPLFSLAFVRRVMDGTEMLEVNPVFEEEARQRGFHSEGLLRRLAAGASVHDLPEVPEAARRVFVTAHDITPEDHIRMQAAFQKHTDNAVSKTVNFPRSAARHEVAEVFWLAHRLGCKGVTIYRDGSRDGQVLSTPTPSAEKAPAAAAPGTPRKRERPRALSGKTYQMQTGCGPLYVTINEDEQGLFEVFTTMGKAGGCAASQCEAIGRLVSLAWRSGLDPLPVMRQLRGISCHKPAGFGPHRVLSCADALGIAVHTHLHPETAAETHVALGGACPECGDAVEHEEGCVLCRSCGYSECG, encoded by the coding sequence ATGCCCCACTCCGCCGCCCGCGTCATCCCCATGGAACGGCGCCCGCCGTTTTCCGCCAACGCCCTCACCGTGCTGGAGAAGCGCTACCTGCGCAAGGACGCCGAGGGGCGGGTGGTGGAAAGACCCCAGGAGCTCCTCACCCGGGTGGCCCGGGCCGTGGCGGAGGCGGACCGCCTCTACGATCCCGGCGCCGACGTGGACCGCGCCGCGGCAGACTTCTACGATCTCATGGCCCGGCTGGAGTTCCTGCCGAACTCGCCCACGCTGATGAACGCGGGGCGGGAGCTCGGGCAGCTCTCCGCCTGCTTCGTGCTCCCCGTGGAAGACACCATGGAGAGCATCTTCGAGGCGGTGAAGAACACGGCGCTCATCCACAAGTCCGGGGGGGGCACAGGGTTCAGCTTTTCCCGGGTGCGGCCCAAGAACGACCGGGTCCGCTCCACGAGCGGGGTCTCCTCGGGGCCCATCAGCTTCATGAAGGTGTTCGACACCGCAACCGAGATGATCAAGCAGGGCGGCACCCGGCGGGGAGCGAACATGGGCATCCTCCGGGTGGACCACCCGGACATCCGGGAGTTCGTCTCGGTGAAGTCCGACACGTCGCTGCTGACCAACTTCAACCTCTCCGTGGCCGTCACCGAGACCTTCATGGCCGCCGTGGAGGCCGACGGGGAATACCCCCTGGTCAACCCCCGGGACGGCCAGCCTTCGGGCGCCCTACGCGCTCGGGAGGTCTTCGACCGGATCGTGGAGGAAGCCTGGGCCACGGGAGAGCCCGGGGTGGTCTTCATCGACCGGATGGAGCGGGACAACCCCACTCCGAAGCTCGGGCGCATCGAGTCCACCAACCCCTGCGGCGAGCAGCCCCTGCTCCCCTACGAGTCGTGCAACCTGGGCAGCGTCAACCTGGCGGGGATGGAGCGCGACGGCGAGGTGGACTGGGACCGGCTGGGGCGCGTGGTGCGCCGGGCCGTGCACTTCCTCGACAACGTGGTGGACGTGAACCGCTACCCCCTGCCGGAGATCGCCCGGATGACCCGGGGCAACCGCAAGATCGGCCTGGGGATCATGGGGTGGGCCGACCTCCTGTTTCGCCTCGGCATCCCCTACGGCTCGCCGGCGTCGCTGGAGCTCGGCGAGAGCCTCATGGCCTTCGTGAACGCCGCCGCCCGGGAGGCCTCGGAGGACCTGGCCGAGGCCCGCGGCCCCTTCCCGAACTTCCCGGGCTCGGCGTACGACGTCGCCGGTGCCCGGCCGGTGCGCAACGCCACCCGCACCACCATCGCCCCCACGGGTACCATCTCGATCCTCGCCGGGTGCTCCTCGGGCATCGAGCCCCTGTTCTCCCTGGCCTTCGTCCGCCGCGTCATGGACGGCACGGAGATGCTCGAGGTCAACCCCGTGTTCGAGGAAGAGGCCCGGCAGCGCGGGTTCCACTCCGAAGGCCTCCTGCGCCGGCTGGCCGCGGGGGCGTCGGTGCACGACCTCCCCGAGGTCCCCGAGGCGGCGCGCCGGGTCTTCGTGACCGCCCACGACATCACCCCCGAAGACCACATCCGGATGCAGGCGGCATTCCAGAAGCACACGGACAACGCGGTCTCCAAGACCGTGAACTTTCCCCGCTCGGCGGCCCGCCACGAGGTGGCGGAGGTCTTCTGGCTGGCCCACCGCCTGGGATGCAAGGGGGTGACGATCTACCGCGACGGGAGCCGGGACGGGCAGGTCCTCTCCACGCCGACCCCCTCCGCCGAAAAGGCTCCCGCCGCGGCGGCCCCCGGAACGCCCCGCAAGCGGGAACGCCCTCGCGCACTCTCGGGCAAGACCTACCAGATGCAGACCGGGTGCGGGCCCCTGTACGTCACCATCAACGAGGACGAGCAGGGCCTCTTCGAGGTCTTCACCACCATGGGAAAGGCCGGCGGGTGCGCCGCGAGCCAGTGCGAGGCCATTGGGCGGCTGGTTTCCCTGGCGTGGCGCTCGGGGCTGGACCCCCTGCCCGTGATGCGGCAGCTCCGGGGCATCTCGTGCCACAAGCCCGCGGGGTTCGGCCCCCACCGTGTACTCTCCTGCGCCGACGCCCTGGGCATCGCGGTGCACACCCACCTGCACCCCGAGACCGCGGCGGAAACCCACGTGGCGCTGGGCGGAGCGTGCCCCGAGTGCGGCGACGCCGTGGAGCACGAGGAGGGCTGCGTGCTCTGCCGCAGCTGCGGGTACTCGGAGTGCGGGTGA